The Sporomusa termitida genome has a window encoding:
- a CDS encoding polysaccharide deacetylase family protein, protein MFDIKFRLISMLGLLTTVVIISLVLDYFRVLCRPVRLGLGIAILGITAGFVLTLNAVLPENRFYGPVFSGVQTSEKLVALTFDDGPCPPYTEQILDILQERQIPATFFVLGYNVAQYPDLTRRIVAEGHQLGNHTYTHVDLLKLNRRGVIEEIEKTNQAIAAAVGYAPHVMRPPHGFRDAVVMDIMAEYQLKVVEWSVASRDWLNPGTAVIVDRTLRRVKNGSIILLHDGDGIAGRLPRTQTVEATRLIIDRLLAQEYRFVTVDEILESMEE, encoded by the coding sequence ATGTTTGACATTAAATTCCGGCTTATCAGCATGCTGGGGCTATTAACAACAGTAGTTATTATTAGTTTGGTTCTTGACTATTTCCGCGTGCTGTGCCGGCCGGTCCGTCTGGGGCTGGGAATCGCCATTCTTGGCATTACCGCCGGGTTTGTTCTTACCCTTAACGCCGTGCTGCCGGAAAACCGTTTTTACGGTCCCGTGTTTTCCGGGGTCCAGACAAGTGAAAAATTGGTGGCCCTTACCTTTGATGACGGGCCATGTCCGCCGTATACCGAACAAATTCTGGATATTTTGCAAGAACGGCAGATACCGGCCACCTTCTTTGTTCTGGGGTACAATGTTGCCCAATACCCGGATTTGACCAGGCGTATTGTCGCCGAGGGGCATCAGCTGGGGAACCACACCTATACCCACGTGGATCTGCTCAAACTTAACCGGCGTGGTGTTATTGAGGAGATTGAGAAGACCAACCAGGCAATTGCCGCTGCCGTAGGCTATGCACCGCATGTTATGCGTCCGCCCCATGGTTTTCGCGATGCGGTTGTTATGGATATCATGGCTGAGTATCAGCTGAAGGTCGTAGAATGGTCTGTTGCCAGCCGCGACTGGCTAAATCCGGGTACAGCAGTTATTGTGGACAGAACGCTGCGCAGAGTGAAAAACGGATCAATCATCCTGCTGCATGATGGTGACGGCATAGCCGGCAGGTTACCGCGCACGCAAACAGTAGAAGCTACCAGGCTGATTATTGACAGATTATTAGCCCAGGAGTACAGGTTTGTTACTGTTGATGAAATTCTTGAGAGTATGGAGGAGTAG